One window of the Halococcus agarilyticus genome contains the following:
- a CDS encoding aminotransferase class I/II-fold pyridoxal phosphate-dependent enzyme has product MNLDDALGVGRAPHGSSDDPEVVDFSANTNPRVPEGVEAVYRDAFAESRSYPSEPPADYRDAAAEYVDCRADQVVPTPGGLAAIRAVVDLAVSPGDSALVPFPSFGEYAREVRLQGGKPSFVPHDAVLDVDRDDLAENALVIVCNPNNPTGDAYDHDALDGFVARCRDAGTPLLVDEAFLGFTDRPSLAGTPGVVIARSLTKLFGLPGLRAGFAVATGEYEEALTATRRPWDVSGPALSTGAYCMRETEFVAETRERVRSERSRLRDALSAQFDVHSSDAPFLLCDVGERDVDRILEHARNRGLALRDARTFRGLDSHIRVAVRLPAENDRLIEVLGDV; this is encoded by the coding sequence GTGAACCTCGACGACGCGCTCGGCGTCGGCAGAGCGCCACACGGCAGCAGCGACGATCCAGAGGTGGTCGATTTCAGCGCCAACACCAACCCCCGAGTGCCCGAGGGAGTCGAGGCGGTCTACCGCGACGCGTTCGCCGAGTCTCGATCGTATCCATCCGAGCCGCCGGCTGACTACCGTGACGCCGCGGCAGAGTACGTCGACTGCCGGGCCGACCAGGTAGTGCCGACTCCTGGCGGCCTCGCGGCCATTCGCGCCGTCGTCGATCTCGCGGTCTCGCCCGGCGACTCGGCGCTGGTTCCGTTCCCGAGCTTCGGCGAGTACGCCCGCGAAGTCCGACTTCAGGGTGGTAAACCGTCGTTCGTTCCCCACGACGCGGTGCTCGATGTCGACAGGGATGACCTCGCTGAGAACGCCCTCGTGATCGTCTGCAACCCGAACAACCCGACCGGCGACGCGTACGACCACGACGCCCTCGACGGGTTCGTAGCGCGGTGTCGCGACGCCGGCACGCCGCTGCTCGTCGACGAGGCGTTTCTGGGGTTCACCGATCGGCCGTCGCTCGCCGGGACGCCGGGCGTCGTGATCGCGCGATCGCTGACGAAGTTGTTCGGGCTGCCGGGACTCCGGGCCGGGTTCGCGGTCGCCACGGGCGAGTACGAAGAGGCGTTGACCGCCACACGCCGGCCGTGGGACGTGAGCGGGCCCGCGCTGTCGACCGGAGCGTACTGTATGCGTGAGACGGAGTTCGTCGCGGAAACCCGGGAACGCGTCCGCTCGGAGCGCTCCCGGCTCCGTGACGCGCTCTCCGCGCAGTTCGACGTTCATTCCTCGGACGCGCCGTTCCTGCTGTGTGACGTCGGCGAACGTGACGTCGACAGGATTCTCGAACACGCCCGCAATCGCGGTCTCGCGCTTCGAGATGCCAGAACGTTCCGCGGACTCGACTCCCACATCCGGGTCGCGGTACGGCTCCCCGCAGAGAACGACCGGCTGATCGAGGTGCTCGGGGATGTTTGA
- a CDS encoding cob(I)yrinic acid a,c-diamide adenosyltransferase — MTDDTTNDSSDSSDADRDAQHSRTPGEGKTPESQPIEPSAPEEFGLVSAWWGDGKGKTTAALGMGFRAAGHGYRVHLLQFMKGGAASVEATRGEYNAIDVVPGFTYENSGHYGWHGLLDGSADDEHAARAQGALERARELVAAAGETDLTAPLALDGEPDAGVHLLILDEILYAANRDLVDPDAVADLVDDKPENLELVLTGGHERPAIADRADLVTNVRKEAHPFDAGHRARKGTEY; from the coding sequence ATGACTGACGACACCACCAACGACAGCTCCGACAGTTCCGACGCCGACCGCGACGCACAGCACAGCCGAACCCCCGGTGAGGGGAAGACACCCGAATCGCAGCCGATCGAGCCGTCGGCTCCCGAGGAGTTCGGCCTGGTCTCGGCGTGGTGGGGCGACGGAAAAGGCAAGACCACCGCCGCGCTCGGGATGGGGTTTCGGGCAGCGGGCCACGGCTACCGCGTCCATCTCCTCCAGTTCATGAAGGGCGGCGCGGCGAGCGTCGAAGCGACCCGCGGCGAGTACAACGCGATCGACGTCGTACCTGGATTCACCTACGAGAACTCGGGTCACTACGGCTGGCACGGCCTGCTCGACGGCTCGGCCGACGACGAGCACGCCGCCCGCGCTCAGGGCGCGCTCGAACGTGCCCGGGAACTCGTCGCCGCGGCAGGTGAGACCGACCTGACCGCGCCGCTCGCGCTCGATGGCGAGCCAGACGCGGGCGTTCACCTTCTGATCCTCGACGAGATCCTGTACGCCGCGAACCGCGATCTCGTCGATCCCGATGCGGTCGCCGATCTCGTCGACGACAAACCCGAAAACCTCGAACTCGTTCTGACAGGAGGTCACGAACGCCCGGCGATCGCCGATCGCGCTGATCTCGTCACGAACGTCCGGAAGGAAGCCCATCCGTTCGACGCGGGCCATCGCGCGCGGAAGGGGACGGAGTACTGA
- the cobS gene encoding adenosylcobinamide-GDP ribazoletransferase: MVLTALRGALGFLSRLPIGRDADAWTAFAERPIAFPLAGYPLGALVALPLLVPGPPATVGIVFAVGVYAVTGINHVDGVADLGDALVIHGDAAARREIMKDTTLGVGGALAVALVVAGLVAAGSAIAALPARAVLLAVAAEVGAKAGMATLVCVGSSPHDGLGAGFTTNAGPRALTPVWLLVLPAALLAWPAIVPAAAALLAAAIATLVVLRWARAHLGGVTGDVLGATNEIARVTALHVGVIAWTHW, encoded by the coding sequence GTGGTTCTGACCGCGCTCCGGGGCGCGCTCGGCTTTCTCTCCCGGCTCCCGATCGGGCGCGACGCCGACGCGTGGACGGCGTTCGCCGAGCGGCCGATCGCCTTCCCGCTCGCCGGCTATCCGCTCGGCGCGCTCGTCGCCCTCCCGCTCCTCGTGCCAGGCCCGCCGGCGACCGTCGGGATCGTGTTCGCCGTCGGCGTCTACGCCGTGACTGGGATCAACCACGTCGACGGGGTGGCGGACCTCGGCGACGCGCTCGTAATCCACGGCGACGCAGCCGCGCGGCGCGAGATCATGAAGGACACCACGCTCGGCGTCGGTGGCGCGCTCGCGGTCGCGCTGGTCGTGGCCGGTCTCGTCGCCGCAGGGAGCGCGATCGCGGCGCTGCCGGCGCGGGCCGTGCTCCTCGCCGTCGCCGCGGAGGTGGGCGCGAAGGCCGGGATGGCGACGTTGGTCTGTGTCGGCTCCTCTCCCCACGACGGACTCGGCGCGGGGTTCACGACGAACGCCGGCCCGCGGGCGCTGACTCCGGTCTGGCTGCTCGTCCTGCCGGCAGCCCTCCTCGCGTGGCCCGCGATCGTCCCTGCCGCGGCAGCGCTCCTCGCTGCCGCGATCGCGACGCTCGTCGTACTCCGGTGGGCGCGAGCACATCTCGGTGGCGTCACTGGCGACGTTCTCGGCGCGACCAACGAGATCGCGCGCGTCACGGCGCTCCACGTGGGGGTGATCGCGTGGACGCACTGGTGA
- a CDS encoding cobyric acid synthase, which yields MTSTVLVAGTASHVGKSTVVTGLCRRLAREGVAVAPYKAQNMSNNARAVVTADGVDGTKRRPSKDDEASTDGWGEIGVSQYVQARAAGVTPTTDMNPVLLKPRGDAESQLVIDGRAVGHYAAGAYYDEHWERAREAAEAAHDRLAAEYEVIVAEGAGSIAEINLHDRDLANVATARFADASILLLADIERGGAFASAYGTLELMPDDLRERVMGVVFTKFRGDRSILESGIEELERKTGIPVLDILPYDDPGLPAEDSVSLPAADERRVLGDDDGVADEGAVTVAVPRLPRISNFTDLEPLAREPGVRVSYVPLDTDLVAADAVVIPGTKNTVDDLLALRETGFDEALARVSGPIVGLCGGYQILGERITNAAVEGTGDRSVVEGLRLLPVETRFSPEKRVECVTREVDGSGPIAGASGPVSGYEIHMGETAATAAIDRPLGEGSAAIDRVLGTYLHGLFENANVRDAFVDSVFHRAGKRRPRPADVERSPYAKAAELVDGLALGLE from the coding sequence ATGACCTCGACCGTCCTCGTCGCGGGCACCGCGAGTCACGTCGGCAAGAGTACGGTGGTCACCGGCCTCTGTCGCCGCCTCGCGCGCGAGGGCGTCGCGGTCGCACCGTACAAAGCCCAGAACATGAGCAACAACGCCCGCGCGGTCGTGACTGCCGACGGCGTCGATGGCACAAAGCGCCGGCCATCCAAGGACGACGAGGCATCCACCGACGGCTGGGGCGAGATCGGCGTCTCGCAGTACGTTCAGGCTCGCGCTGCGGGCGTCACGCCGACGACGGACATGAACCCCGTGCTCCTCAAGCCCCGCGGCGACGCCGAGAGTCAACTCGTGATCGATGGACGGGCTGTCGGCCACTACGCCGCCGGAGCGTACTACGACGAGCACTGGGAGCGCGCCCGCGAGGCCGCGGAAGCGGCCCACGACCGCCTCGCAGCCGAGTACGAGGTGATCGTTGCGGAAGGGGCGGGCTCGATCGCGGAGATCAACCTCCACGACCGCGACCTCGCGAACGTCGCAACCGCGCGGTTCGCCGACGCGTCGATCCTGCTGCTCGCGGACATCGAGCGCGGCGGCGCGTTCGCGAGCGCCTACGGCACGCTCGAACTGATGCCCGACGACCTCCGCGAACGAGTGATGGGCGTCGTCTTCACCAAGTTCCGTGGCGATCGTTCGATCCTCGAATCGGGGATCGAAGAGCTGGAGCGAAAAACCGGAATTCCGGTGCTCGACATCCTCCCGTACGACGATCCCGGACTGCCCGCCGAAGACAGCGTCTCGCTGCCGGCGGCTGACGAGCGTCGCGTGCTGGGCGACGACGACGGTGTGGCGGACGAGGGCGCGGTGACTGTCGCGGTTCCCCGGCTGCCACGGATCTCGAACTTCACCGATCTCGAACCGCTGGCGCGCGAACCGGGCGTCAGAGTCAGCTACGTGCCACTCGATACCGATCTCGTGGCTGCGGATGCGGTCGTGATCCCTGGAACGAAAAACACCGTCGATGATCTGCTGGCGCTTCGAGAGACGGGGTTCGACGAGGCGCTCGCCAGGGTGTCGGGCCCGATCGTCGGACTGTGTGGCGGCTACCAGATCCTCGGCGAACGGATCACGAACGCCGCCGTCGAGGGCACGGGCGATCGATCGGTGGTCGAGGGACTTCGACTGTTGCCCGTCGAAACCCGGTTTTCGCCCGAGAAACGCGTCGAGTGCGTCACGAGGGAGGTCGACGGATCCGGCCCGATCGCTGGCGCGAGCGGCCCCGTCTCGGGGTACGAGATCCACATGGGCGAGACTGCCGCCACCGCGGCCATCGATCGGCCCCTGGGTGAGGGCAGCGCCGCGATCGATCGCGTCCTCGGCACGTATCTCCACGGACTGTTCGAGAACGCGAACGTGCGCGATGCGTTCGTCGATAGCGTGTTTCACCGCGCCGGCAAACGGCGTCCCCGACCTGCGGATGTGGAGCGATCGCCGTACGCGAAGGCTGCGGAACTGGTCGACGGCCTCGCGCTCGGTCTGGAGTGA
- a CDS encoding NTP transferase domain-containing protein, translating to MCGGRGTRLDTDTEKPLYEIGGRSMVDRVIGALRASRIEAIHAVGSPNAPRTREHLDPGRSDASRDGTRRRNPHVESFVEAPGEGYVADLTVALDSIDPPVLTVAADLPLLAGESVGRVLDAHESASLAVCVPVTLKRTLGVSVDTTMEHDGRTVAPTGINVVGAGDTETTLVSHDERLAVNVNRRADARIAEALA from the coding sequence ATGTGCGGCGGTCGCGGCACTCGTCTCGACACCGACACCGAGAAACCGCTGTACGAGATCGGCGGCCGATCGATGGTCGATCGCGTGATCGGCGCGCTCCGCGCTAGCCGGATCGAGGCGATCCACGCGGTCGGGTCGCCGAACGCGCCGCGGACGCGTGAGCACCTTGATCCAGGCCGTTCCGACGCCTCCCGAGATGGCACTCGACGCCGCAATCCGCACGTCGAGTCGTTCGTCGAAGCCCCCGGCGAGGGCTACGTCGCCGATCTCACGGTCGCACTCGATTCGATCGATCCACCCGTGCTGACGGTTGCGGCGGACCTCCCGTTGCTCGCGGGCGAAAGCGTCGGTCGGGTTCTCGACGCCCACGAGAGCGCCTCGCTCGCGGTCTGCGTTCCCGTCACGCTCAAGCGGACGCTCGGCGTGAGCGTCGACACGACGATGGAACACGATGGACGAACGGTCGCACCGACCGGCATCAACGTCGTTGGAGCCGGCGACACCGAAACGACGCTCGTGAGCCACGACGAGCGCCTCGCGGTCAACGTCAACCGGCGCGCGGACGCCCGGATTGCGGAGGCGCTCGCGTGA
- a CDS encoding cobyrinic acid a,c-diamide synthase, translated as MKGVVIGGTRSGVGKTVATLAVVRALEAAGHTVQPAKAGPDFIDPSHHTAILGSDGSGNHDRERASRTLDVWLEGTDGLRRNYARGEGDVCVVEGVMGLYDGDRSSTAMVAESLDLPVILTVDASAGMESVAATAVGFREYAAHAGRDVDVVGIVAQRAHGGRHERGIREALPDDLAYFGRIPPEPDLEIPDRHLGLHMGDEAPIDPATLDEVATHVRTDRLLDVAREPPAVDSIDPEPTRGKRVAVARDAAFRFVYPATMERLRVRTEVVTFAPTAGDDVPQADGIYLPGGYPELHAAALADGPALATLRDRAGEGVPILGECGGMMVLAESLTTVDGDTHEMAGVLPATIEMRDRYQALDHVELSARASTLTANANDSLRGHEFHYSTATVDADARFAFDVERGEGIDGEHDGLTEYRTLGTYAHVHPESTAFDEFVDAL; from the coding sequence ATGAAGGGCGTCGTGATCGGCGGCACGCGATCCGGCGTCGGCAAGACCGTCGCCACGCTCGCGGTCGTCCGCGCGCTCGAAGCGGCGGGCCACACGGTCCAGCCCGCGAAGGCCGGCCCGGACTTCATCGATCCCAGCCACCACACCGCTATCCTCGGTTCCGACGGTTCTGGGAACCACGACAGAGAGCGCGCCTCGCGCACCCTCGACGTCTGGCTCGAAGGCACTGATGGGCTCAGACGGAACTACGCCCGCGGCGAGGGCGACGTCTGTGTCGTCGAGGGCGTGATGGGGCTGTACGACGGCGACCGATCGAGCACGGCGATGGTCGCCGAATCGCTCGACCTCCCGGTGATCCTGACTGTGGACGCGAGCGCCGGCATGGAGAGCGTCGCGGCGACCGCAGTCGGCTTTCGTGAGTACGCCGCTCACGCCGGACGCGACGTCGACGTCGTGGGGATCGTCGCCCAGCGCGCCCACGGCGGTCGCCACGAGCGTGGGATCAGGGAGGCGCTGCCCGACGATCTCGCGTACTTCGGTCGGATACCGCCCGAACCCGATCTCGAAATCCCGGATCGTCACCTCGGCCTCCACATGGGTGACGAGGCACCGATCGACCCCGCAACGCTCGACGAGGTGGCGACACACGTACGAACTGACCGGCTACTCGATGTCGCTCGCGAACCGCCCGCAGTCGATTCCATCGATCCGGAGCCAACCCGCGGGAAGCGCGTCGCGGTCGCGCGCGACGCGGCGTTCCGGTTCGTCTACCCCGCGACGATGGAGCGCCTCCGGGTGCGCACCGAGGTCGTGACGTTCGCCCCGACTGCGGGCGACGACGTGCCTCAAGCCGACGGGATCTATCTTCCGGGGGGCTACCCGGAGCTTCACGCCGCCGCGCTTGCCGACGGACCGGCGCTCGCCACCCTCCGCGATCGCGCCGGGGAGGGCGTCCCGATCCTCGGCGAGTGCGGCGGGATGATGGTGCTCGCCGAGTCGCTCACGACCGTCGACGGCGACACCCACGAGATGGCGGGCGTCCTCCCCGCCACGATCGAGATGCGCGATCGGTACCAGGCGCTCGATCACGTCGAACTCAGCGCACGCGCATCGACGCTGACCGCAAACGCGAACGACTCCCTTCGCGGTCACGAGTTCCATTACTCGACGGCGACCGTCGACGCCGACGCGCGCTTCGCCTTCGACGTCGAGCGCGGTGAAGGGATCGACGGGGAGCACGACGGGCTCACGGAGTACCGCACGCTCGGGACCTACGCCCACGTCCACCCCGAGAGCACCGCGTTCGATGAGTTCGTGGACGCGCTATGA
- a CDS encoding adenosylcobinamide amidohydrolase, whose amino-acid sequence MFEASVEAGVLQLAKRDTNWLSTGWDGGFERADAAYNVSVPEGWSRTDLGTYVTERRDRAGFDLSGPALLTGVDLQHARGARLDSVVAYATAGVSNPAALPQEPSSSPVRDADVDDRADEPDGVGTVNIVVGTTRALDDAGIANLLAVAVEAKTATLLAATGFPGTTTDAVVVGCDPDGDPAQFTGSATPVGAAARACVREAVRASLASRYEHRTIPSSVTDAEYGVVTDRRAEVFSP is encoded by the coding sequence ATGTTTGAGGCGAGCGTCGAGGCTGGTGTCCTCCAGCTCGCGAAGCGGGACACCAACTGGCTCTCGACGGGCTGGGACGGCGGGTTCGAGCGCGCGGACGCCGCCTACAACGTCTCGGTTCCCGAGGGCTGGAGTCGGACGGATCTCGGGACCTACGTCACGGAACGGCGCGATCGGGCCGGGTTCGATCTTTCGGGGCCGGCGCTGCTCACCGGCGTCGACCTGCAACACGCCCGCGGCGCACGGCTCGACTCGGTCGTGGCGTACGCCACCGCAGGCGTGTCGAACCCTGCCGCGCTCCCTCAGGAGCCCTCGTCGTCTCCCGTCCGGGATGCCGACGTCGACGACCGAGCCGACGAGCCGGACGGCGTCGGCACGGTCAACATCGTCGTTGGGACGACGCGAGCACTCGACGACGCCGGGATCGCGAACCTGCTCGCGGTCGCCGTCGAGGCGAAGACCGCGACGCTGCTCGCGGCGACGGGCTTTCCGGGGACGACCACCGACGCGGTCGTCGTAGGCTGTGATCCCGACGGCGACCCCGCACAGTTCACCGGCAGCGCGACCCCGGTCGGGGCCGCGGCGCGCGCCTGCGTCCGCGAGGCGGTGCGTGCGAGCCTCGCGTCGCGGTACGAGCACCGCACAATCCCTTCGAGCGTGACCGACGCCGAGTACGGCGTCGTCACCGACCGACGAGCCGAGGTGTTCTCACCGTGA
- a CDS encoding phosphate signaling complex PhoU family protein, with protein METRKVQLSGGTTYTVSLPKSWATEHRIDAGSTLRLHPKGNGSLLVESMGNGGGDERTASVDSSGLDGEGLARTIHALYVVGVDRIRLVDETTHSTERRSAITRLAGRLSGLEVLEASDTAVTLRSLLDAGSVSIRKSVLRLKLVTLGMHRDAVRAFVSGDRSLAEAVIERDDEADRLFAMVTRYFRRSLSNLAVIDELDLSRDELFEYYYVARQFERIADHAEKIARLAGEDQSDDLGDALASHADRARTIADHAADVALSNAHVEMAYDATADRDELVEELDAFGHELHDRDEPGEIHRVSLLLDSIERTAEYGANVAEMAVQRTARRNELPEV; from the coding sequence ATGGAGACGAGGAAGGTCCAGCTCTCGGGTGGGACCACGTACACCGTCTCGCTGCCGAAGTCGTGGGCGACCGAACACCGGATCGACGCGGGGTCGACTCTCCGGCTCCATCCGAAGGGCAACGGCTCGCTCCTCGTCGAGTCGATGGGCAACGGTGGGGGCGACGAGCGCACCGCGAGCGTCGACAGCAGCGGGCTCGACGGGGAGGGACTCGCACGGACGATCCACGCACTCTACGTCGTCGGCGTCGATCGGATCCGGCTCGTCGACGAGACGACCCACTCGACCGAACGGCGGAGCGCGATCACGCGCCTGGCCGGGCGGTTGAGCGGGCTCGAAGTGCTCGAAGCCAGCGACACGGCGGTTACGCTCCGCAGCCTGCTCGACGCGGGGAGCGTCTCGATCCGCAAGAGCGTGCTGCGATTGAAGCTCGTCACCCTCGGCATGCACCGGGACGCAGTGAGGGCGTTCGTCTCCGGCGATCGATCGCTGGCCGAGGCGGTGATCGAGCGCGACGACGAGGCCGACAGGCTGTTCGCGATGGTCACCCGGTACTTCCGGCGGTCGCTCTCCAACCTCGCGGTGATCGACGAGCTCGATCTCTCGCGCGACGAACTCTTCGAGTACTACTACGTCGCCCGCCAGTTCGAGCGGATCGCGGACCACGCCGAGAAGATCGCCCGACTCGCCGGCGAGGACCAATCCGACGACCTCGGCGATGCGCTCGCCTCGCACGCGGACCGCGCACGGACGATCGCCGATCACGCCGCGGACGTCGCGCTCTCGAACGCCCACGTCGAGATGGCGTACGACGCGACCGCCGACCGTGACGAACTCGTCGAGGAGCTCGACGCGTTCGGTCACGAACTCCACGACCGCGACGAACCGGGCGAGATCCATCGGGTGAGCCTCCTGCTCGACAGCATCGAACGAACCGCCGAATACGGGGCCAACGTCGCCGAGATGGCGGTCCAGCGGACCGCCCGCCGGAACGAACTTCCCGAAGTGTAG
- the cbiB gene encoding adenosylcobinamide-phosphate synthase CbiB, which yields MSLTAVGALGVGLVLDTVFEEFPQRVHPVALFGRVVAPLDRSWSHPRFVGATIALCLPIGAAVVAGFATALVVAANPAVGGVVAGLVVFATTSLARLVSVAEDVIDLTATDPAAARGSIRALVGRKTDDLTPAQLRSAAVESAAENLADGLVAPLVAFALGARVSLAVGVAGAVWVKAVNTLDSMLGYRSKPVGGASARLDDLVMWVPARASAVLLAVAGRSPRALLQAQKWSHSPTSPNSGWPMATLATALDVRLEKRGAYVLNPDTDLPSVERAHEGVRVVGIAGLGAFALAGMIAWF from the coding sequence ATGAGCCTCACAGCTGTCGGAGCGCTCGGCGTGGGCCTCGTGCTCGACACGGTCTTCGAGGAGTTCCCACAGCGCGTCCATCCGGTCGCGTTGTTCGGGCGAGTCGTCGCACCGCTCGATCGATCGTGGTCGCATCCGCGGTTCGTCGGAGCGACGATCGCGCTCTGCCTCCCGATCGGTGCTGCCGTGGTCGCTGGGTTCGCCACCGCCCTCGTGGTCGCCGCGAACCCGGCCGTCGGCGGCGTGGTCGCCGGCCTCGTGGTGTTCGCCACGACGAGCCTGGCACGATTGGTGTCGGTCGCGGAGGACGTGATCGATCTGACCGCGACCGACCCAGCGGCTGCTCGGGGATCGATCCGGGCGCTCGTCGGACGGAAGACCGACGATCTCACCCCGGCACAGTTGCGGAGCGCGGCGGTCGAGAGCGCGGCCGAGAACCTCGCAGATGGGCTGGTCGCACCCCTGGTAGCGTTCGCGCTCGGCGCGCGCGTCTCGCTCGCAGTCGGCGTGGCGGGCGCGGTGTGGGTGAAGGCCGTCAACACGCTCGACTCGATGCTTGGCTACCGCTCGAAGCCCGTCGGCGGGGCGAGCGCGCGACTCGACGATCTCGTGATGTGGGTGCCGGCCCGTGCGAGCGCCGTGCTGCTCGCGGTCGCGGGTCGATCGCCGCGTGCGCTGCTCCAGGCTCAGAAGTGGAGCCACTCGCCCACCTCGCCGAACTCGGGTTGGCCGATGGCGACGCTCGCCACGGCGCTCGACGTTCGCCTCGAAAAGCGCGGCGCGTACGTTCTCAACCCCGATACCGACCTGCCGAGCGTCGAGCGGGCGCACGAGGGGGTTCGCGTCGTCGGAATCGCAGGACTGGGCGCGTTCGCCCTCGCGGGGATGATCGCGTGGTTCTGA
- a CDS encoding dihydroorotase translates to MTRADLRVVDARVVTPGGAILGGVAAADGRIVAVGTEANLPDADREIDAGGNYLIPGFIDPHVHWGLSRYEFEDYHAGLEHDFETETRGAVHGGVTTVVNFLLQREPYLPDMEFFREVGRENSYIDFAYHAIVHQDHHVEEIEGLVDEGIRSFKVFFNWYKHASPELGIDHSDAGRVYQVLDTVSDVNGGVVMFHAENEDLAYERRQELQDEGRNDLEAWTEASPNVAEAMQIEQIGRLTEYTDSRAYIVHMSTAEGVDICERFQDRGVNLHAETLPAFLAHTNDKDLGVWGKISPPLRKERSKTRLWEGLRTGVVDYLGTDHCPHKIEFKEKGEGKYGDMWDAIPGDNNGIEYFLPVMMSEGVNKNRLSMERVVEVCAENNAKRWGLYPRKGALVEGADADMVIVDLEKSRVVDDEFYHTMEPGYSTFHGDELTGLPTHTIVGGEVVVENDELQTEPGDREYLPRGENGVPMQSRE, encoded by the coding sequence ATGACACGAGCAGACCTGCGGGTGGTCGATGCACGAGTGGTGACACCAGGCGGCGCGATCCTGGGTGGTGTTGCGGCCGCCGACGGCCGGATCGTCGCGGTCGGCACCGAAGCGAACCTCCCCGACGCCGACCGCGAGATCGACGCTGGGGGCAACTACCTGATACCGGGGTTCATCGATCCGCACGTCCACTGGGGGCTCTCGCGCTACGAGTTCGAGGACTACCACGCAGGTCTCGAACACGACTTCGAGACCGAGACCCGTGGCGCGGTCCACGGTGGGGTCACCACGGTCGTGAACTTCCTGCTCCAGCGCGAGCCGTACCTCCCCGACATGGAGTTCTTCCGCGAGGTCGGCCGCGAGAACTCCTACATCGACTTCGCGTACCACGCGATCGTCCATCAGGACCACCATGTCGAGGAGATTGAGGGGCTGGTCGACGAAGGCATTCGATCGTTCAAAGTATTCTTCAACTGGTACAAGCACGCGAGTCCCGAGCTCGGGATCGACCACTCGGACGCCGGCCGGGTGTACCAGGTGCTCGATACGGTTTCGGACGTCAACGGGGGAGTGGTGATGTTCCACGCCGAGAACGAGGACCTCGCCTACGAGCGCCGGCAGGAACTTCAGGACGAGGGGCGCAACGACCTCGAAGCGTGGACGGAGGCATCGCCGAACGTCGCCGAGGCGATGCAGATCGAGCAGATCGGGCGGCTCACGGAGTACACCGACTCGCGGGCGTACATCGTCCACATGAGCACCGCCGAAGGGGTCGACATCTGCGAGCGATTTCAAGATCGGGGCGTCAACCTCCACGCCGAGACCCTACCGGCCTTTCTCGCCCACACCAACGACAAGGATCTCGGAGTTTGGGGCAAGATCTCGCCACCGCTCCGTAAGGAGCGGAGTAAGACGCGGCTCTGGGAGGGACTCCGGACCGGCGTGGTCGATTATCTGGGGACCGACCACTGCCCCCACAAGATCGAGTTCAAGGAGAAGGGCGAGGGGAAGTACGGCGACATGTGGGACGCGATCCCGGGCGACAACAACGGGATCGAGTACTTCCTGCCGGTGATGATGAGCGAGGGCGTCAACAAGAACCGACTCAGCATGGAGCGAGTGGTCGAGGTCTGTGCCGAGAACAACGCCAAGCGATGGGGACTCTATCCTCGCAAGGGCGCACTCGTTGAGGGTGCGGACGCCGACATGGTGATCGTCGATCTCGAAAAGAGTCGCGTGGTCGACGACGAGTTCTACCACACGATGGAACCTGGCTACTCCACCTTCCACGGCGACGAACTCACCGGCCTACCGACCCACACCATCGTCGGCGGCGAAGTCGTCGTCGAGAACGACGAACTCCAGACCGAGCCAGGCGACCGCGAGTATCTCCCGCGGGGCGAGAACGGCGTTCCGATGCAGAGCCGCGAATAG